The Arsenophonus sp. genome contains a region encoding:
- a CDS encoding FAD-dependent monooxygenase: MKIVIIGGGIVGASLAIAISNFSKNLIEIELIEQKTKDQLFNIIESRTIIFSYTTYKKLNEIGLWFQLKKYVHPIIDFNFSEYESFFDLNIKSDDYLIPAFGYTIKLRDMNFCIFNILKNKKNVSLYYSSKVVDIKYDLNYVYIKLDSGISLSGNLLISAHGSDLIQNINRDIIYIKKKYRQYAIIANILTQKYFSKKAFEIFIKNDLISLFPMKNQFYSLIWSHSMNKNDFLVKKNNFFLTNLEKYLEKKLGKIKLIENIHFVPLFYMYAKKIISHRLVLIGNAAQTLHPIGAQGFNLSMQDIVLLSNIISNASKNGKDIGEYIFLNQYQEQRHCDRMKVLFLIDQLVSLLINKNFFSSIYKKLLFFSIQNSSIVQDFFVYFGLGWKI; this comes from the coding sequence ATGAAAATAGTTATCATTGGTGGAGGAATAGTTGGTGCTTCATTAGCAATTGCTATTTCAAATTTTAGTAAAAATTTAATAGAAATTGAATTAATTGAGCAAAAAACAAAAGATCAATTATTTAATATTATTGAATCTCGAACAATTATTTTTTCTTATACTACATATAAGAAACTAAATGAAATAGGATTATGGTTTCAATTAAAAAAATATGTTCATCCAATTATTGATTTTAATTTTTCTGAATATGAAAGTTTTTTTGATTTAAATATTAAATCTGATGATTATTTAATTCCAGCTTTTGGTTATACAATAAAATTGAGAGATATGAATTTTTGTATCTTTAATATTTTAAAAAATAAAAAAAATGTTAGTTTATATTATTCATCTAAAGTAGTAGACATAAAATATGATCTTAACTATGTTTATATAAAATTAGATTCTGGTATTTCTTTATCTGGAAATTTATTAATATCAGCTCATGGAAGTGATTTAATTCAGAATATAAATAGAGATATTATCTATATAAAAAAAAAATATAGGCAATATGCTATTATTGCAAATATTTTAACTCAGAAATATTTTTCAAAAAAAGCATTCGAAATCTTTATAAAAAATGATCTTATTTCTTTATTTCCTATGAAAAATCAATTTTATTCTTTAATTTGGTCACATTCAATGAACAAAAATGATTTTTTAGTTAAAAAAAATAATTTTTTTTTAACTAATTTAGAAAAATATTTAGAAAAAAAATTAGGTAAAATTAAATTAATAGAAAATATTCATTTTGTTCCATTATTTTACATGTATGCAAAAAAAATTATTAGTCATCGTTTAGTTTTAATTGGTAATGCTGCACAAACTTTACATCCAATTGGAGCACAAGGATTTAATCTTAGTATGCAGGATATTGTATTACTTTCGAATATAATATCGAATGCAAGTAAAAACGGAAAAGATATTGGAGAATATATATTTTTAAATCAATATCAAGAACAAAGACATTGTGATAGAATGAAAGTCTTATTCTTAATAGATCAATTAGTTTCTTTATTAATAAATAAAAATTTTTTTTCTTCTATATATAAGAAATTATTATTTTTTTCTATTCAAAATTCATCAATTGTTCAAGATTTTTTTGTTTATTTTGGGTTAGGATGGAAAATATAG
- the fabB gene encoding beta-ketoacyl-ACP synthase I — translation MKRAVITGLGIISSIGNNKKEVLNSLKKGCSGIRFSKEFKEMGLRSHVWGNIQLEKNEIKSQIDRKILRFMSDCSIYAYLAMKEAIKDSKLNKKDISNIRTGIIVGSGGGSPRNQVAGSDGMRKKGLRGVGPYMVTKAMASGISACLATPFKIKGVNYSISSACSTSAHCIGHALELIQLKKQDIIFAGGGEEVTWELTCEFDAMGALSTKYNDFPEKSSRTYDQNRDGFVIAGGAGIIVVEELEHALNRNAHIYAEIIGYGATSDGYDMVTPSGDGAVRCMKIALINAEKIDYINTHGTSTPIGDTKELEAIIKVFGINNIPVISSTKSMTGHALGAAGVHEIIYSLLMLEYGFIAPSINIEILDKKARGINIIKKPINYSLNTIMSNSFGFGGTNVSLVIKKYS, via the coding sequence ATGAAGCGTGCTGTTATAACAGGTTTAGGTATAATATCTAGTATTGGAAATAATAAAAAGGAAGTTTTAAATTCCTTAAAAAAAGGATGTTCTGGAATTAGATTTTCTAAAGAATTTAAAGAAATGGGATTAAGAAGTCATGTTTGGGGTAATATTCAATTAGAGAAGAATGAAATTAAGTCTCAAATAGATAGAAAAATATTGCGTTTTATGAGTGATTGTTCTATTTATGCATATTTAGCAATGAAAGAAGCAATCAAAGATTCAAAATTAAATAAAAAAGACATATCTAATATTCGTACTGGAATTATTGTAGGATCAGGTGGGGGATCACCGAGAAATCAAGTAGCTGGTTCTGATGGAATGAGAAAAAAAGGATTACGTGGAGTAGGTCCTTATATGGTTACTAAAGCAATGGCTTCAGGTATTTCTGCATGTTTAGCTACTCCTTTTAAAATTAAAGGAGTAAACTATTCAATTAGTTCAGCTTGTTCTACTTCAGCTCATTGTATAGGTCATGCATTAGAATTAATTCAATTAAAAAAGCAAGATATTATCTTTGCTGGAGGTGGAGAAGAAGTAACATGGGAATTGACTTGTGAGTTTGATGCAATGGGTGCGTTATCTACAAAATATAATGATTTTCCAGAGAAATCTTCTCGTACTTATGATCAAAATAGAGATGGTTTTGTTATAGCTGGGGGTGCAGGAATAATAGTAGTTGAAGAATTAGAACATGCTTTAAATAGAAACGCTCATATTTATGCAGAAATTATTGGTTATGGAGCAACATCCGATGGATATGATATGGTTACTCCATCAGGAGATGGAGCAGTAAGATGTATGAAAATTGCATTAATTAATGCAGAAAAAATTGATTATATCAATACTCATGGTACTTCTACTCCAATTGGAGATACGAAAGAGTTAGAAGCTATTATTAAAGTTTTTGGAATAAATAATATTCCGGTTATTTCTTCAACAAAATCAATGACAGGCCATGCTTTAGGAGCTGCAGGGGTTCATGAAATAATATATAGCCTATTAATGTTAGAATATGGATTTATTGCTCCTAGCATTAATATTGAAATTTTAGATAAAAAAGCTAGAGGTATTAATATAATAAAAAAACCAATTAATTATTCGTTAAATACTATCATGTCTAATAGTTTTGGTTTTGGAGGAACAAATGTTTCATTAGTAATCAAAAAATATTCATGA
- the thiH gene encoding 2-iminoacetate synthase ThiH, translated as MCSFSKIFDQFNWKDISLKIKNKTVDNVNQAINKDKISLEDFMALISPSATFYLKSIIQKAKKMTRKRFGNIINLFIPLYLSNLCSNECTYCGFSIKNSVKRKVLNEDEIISECNKIYSMGYRNVLLVSGEHDKKVGVDYFYKCIYLIKQYFSQISVEIQPLTIKEYKKLKKIGLNGVIVYQETYQKESYKKYHLRGRKKDFYWRLDTPERVGESGISKIGLGILIGLSSDWRVDYYILANHLLYLQKKYWKSNYSVSFPRIQTCLGGISQDKINNITNHELVQLMCAFRLFFPEVEINLSTRESPYFRDNILPIMVNNISAGSSTQPGGYSKEKNELQQFELNDHRSPNEMIEVIQNSGLQPVWKDWDNYLGND; from the coding sequence ATGTGTTCTTTTAGCAAAATTTTTGATCAATTTAATTGGAAAGATATTAGTTTAAAAATTAAAAATAAAACTGTTGATAATGTAAATCAAGCTATTAATAAAGATAAGATTTCATTAGAAGATTTTATGGCATTGATATCTCCATCGGCTACTTTTTATTTAAAAAGTATTATACAAAAAGCAAAAAAAATGACGAGAAAGAGATTTGGAAATATTATTAATCTTTTTATTCCTTTATATCTTTCTAATTTATGTAGTAATGAATGTACTTATTGTGGGTTTTCTATTAAAAATTCTGTTAAAAGAAAAGTATTAAATGAAGATGAAATTATATCTGAATGTAATAAAATATATTCTATGGGATATAGAAATGTTTTATTAGTTTCTGGAGAACATGATAAAAAAGTAGGAGTAGATTATTTTTATAAATGTATTTACTTAATTAAACAGTATTTTAGTCAAATTTCTGTAGAAATTCAACCATTAACTATAAAAGAATATAAAAAGTTAAAAAAAATAGGATTAAATGGAGTTATTGTATATCAAGAAACTTATCAAAAAGAGTCTTATAAAAAATATCACCTTAGAGGTAGAAAAAAAGATTTTTATTGGAGGTTAGATACTCCAGAAAGAGTAGGGGAATCTGGAATATCAAAAATAGGTTTAGGAATACTTATAGGATTGTCAAGTGATTGGAGAGTAGATTATTATATTTTAGCTAATCATTTATTATATTTACAAAAAAAATATTGGAAATCTAATTATTCTGTTAGTTTTCCTAGAATTCAAACTTGTCTTGGAGGAATCAGTCAAGATAAAATTAATAATATTACAAATCATGAATTAGTACAATTAATGTGTGCCTTTAGATTATTTTTTCCTGAGGTAGAAATTAATTTATCTACAAGAGAATCACCTTATTTTAGAGATAATATTTTACCTATTATGGTTAATAATATTAGTGCTGGATCTTCTACACAACCTGGAGGATATTCCAAAGAAAAAAATGAATTACAACAATTTGAACTTAATGATCATCGAAGTCCAAATGAAATGATTGAAGTAATTCAAAATTCTGGATTACAACCAGTTTGGAAAGATTGGGATAATTATTTAGGTAATGATTAG
- a CDS encoding thiazole synthase — translation MLTIANKTFNSNLLLGTGKFSNSLIMSKVIQITKTEMVTVSIKRIDLNEKQDSIITPLKKMGIHLLPNTSGAKNAEEAVFAAHLASNALETNWIKLEIHPDTKYLFSDSYETLKAAKILVKEKFIVLPYCNPDPVLCKNLEDIGCAAVMPLGAPIGSCKGLLSYHFLKIIIEQSNIPVIIDAGLGLPSHALTAMELGADGILVNTAIATSKDPINMAKSFKIALDSGNIVQPILDNDLSTYQAYSTSPLTNFF, via the coding sequence ATGCTAACTATTGCTAATAAAACATTTAATTCAAATTTACTTTTAGGTACTGGAAAATTTTCTAATTCTCTAATTATGTCTAAAGTGATTCAAATTACAAAAACAGAAATGGTAACAGTTTCAATAAAAAGAATTGATTTAAATGAAAAACAGGATAGTATTATAACACCTTTAAAAAAAATGGGTATTCATTTATTACCAAATACTTCAGGTGCAAAAAATGCAGAAGAAGCTGTTTTTGCTGCGCATTTAGCTTCCAATGCATTAGAAACAAATTGGATTAAACTTGAAATACATCCTGATACAAAATACTTATTTTCAGATTCTTATGAAACATTAAAAGCTGCTAAAATTCTTGTAAAAGAGAAATTTATTGTTTTACCCTATTGTAATCCAGATCCAGTATTATGTAAAAATTTAGAAGACATAGGATGTGCAGCTGTTATGCCATTAGGTGCGCCTATTGGGAGTTGTAAAGGGTTATTATCTTATCATTTTTTAAAAATTATTATCGAACAATCAAATATACCAGTAATTATAGATGCAGGTTTAGGATTACCTAGCCATGCATTAACTGCGATGGAGTTAGGTGCAGACGGTATTTTAGTTAATACAGCAATTGCTACTTCTAAAGATCCAATAAATATGGCAAAATCATTTAAAATAGCTTTAGATTCAGGAAATATCGTGCAACCTATATTAGATAATGATTTAAGTACTTATCAAGCTTATTCTACTAGTCCTTTAACTAATTTTTTTTAG
- the thiS gene encoding sulfur carrier protein ThiS: MNIIINNKTKVIQESVITIEQLLKKYEINTLGIALAINKSIIPRESWDKHLIHNNDNILLFKIIVGG, encoded by the coding sequence ATGAATATTATTATTAATAATAAAACAAAAGTAATCCAAGAATCTGTAATTACTATTGAACAGTTACTAAAAAAATATGAAATCAATACTTTAGGTATAGCTTTAGCTATAAATAAATCTATCATTCCAAGAGAATCTTGGGATAAACATTTAATTCATAATAATGATAATATTTTATTATTTAAAATTATTGTTGGAGGGTAA
- a CDS encoding HesA/MoeB/ThiF family protein, translating into MLRDSLFIRYNQQILLKEIGIDGQKELLRKKILIIGLGGLGSPVSMYLAGSGIGELWLSDKDRVDLSNLQRQILYSEKDINHPKVFSASKYLKKLNHNIKILTFFREENIKSLEEIVEPVDLILDCTDNISSRYIINQVCIAKNKIFVTASSIGFNGQVTLFKPPYKQGCYFCLYPNYADINLNCQNSGILGPVAGIIGMIQALESLKVLLNIPSFLDKELLIFDAKKYSCKILKRKKNKKCVICGDKLIK; encoded by the coding sequence ATGTTACGTGATTCATTATTTATACGTTACAATCAGCAAATTTTATTAAAAGAGATTGGCATTGATGGACAAAAAGAACTGCTAAGAAAAAAAATTTTAATAATTGGATTAGGTGGATTAGGATCTCCTGTTTCTATGTATTTAGCTGGATCAGGAATTGGAGAATTATGGTTAAGTGATAAAGATAGAGTAGATCTTTCTAATTTACAAAGACAAATATTATATTCAGAAAAAGATATTAATCATCCAAAAGTATTTTCTGCATCTAAATATCTTAAAAAATTAAATCATAATATTAAAATATTAACATTTTTTCGAGAAGAAAATATAAAATCCTTAGAAGAAATAGTTGAGCCTGTTGATCTTATACTAGATTGTACAGATAATATTTCTTCTCGTTATATAATTAACCAAGTTTGTATTGCTAAAAATAAAATTTTTGTTACTGCAAGTTCTATCGGATTCAATGGACAAGTAACATTATTCAAACCTCCTTATAAACAAGGTTGTTATTTTTGTTTGTATCCAAACTATGCGGATATCAATTTAAATTGTCAAAATTCTGGTATTTTAGGACCTGTAGCTGGAATTATTGGAATGATACAAGCACTAGAATCATTAAAGGTATTATTAAATATTCCATCTTTTTTAGATAAAGAATTATTAATATTTGATGCTAAAAAATATTCTTGTAAAATATTAAAAAGAAAAAAGAATAAAAAATGTGTTATTTGCGGAGATAAATTAATTAAATGA
- the purD gene encoding phosphoribosylamine--glycine ligase, whose translation MNILIIGSGAREHAIAWKISQSQNVKKIYIIPGNAGTSLEKKIKNVKISCYDIEQILYFAKKKNVVLTIVVSEFLLSLGIVDYFKKAKLNIFGPNKNASLIESSKSFAKDLMSLYSIPTAKYQVFNKEQEALKYLFSLRPPFVIKANGLAKGKGVIITSNMQESKKIVRNMLNGKLFKESGRKIIIEEYIYGKEISFMIIVDKNKNIIPLEISCDYKKLLNNNYGPNTGGMGSYSPYFINDAVYNKIMNNIIYPIVDALYIEGFRYEGFLYIGIMIDKNSCPKVIECNCRLGDPEIQSVIVRLKSDFIDLCFYGLCGKLDLKKIFWNRYYALTVVMCSKDYPILNSYKEEKIFGLKNNLQFNMCKIFHAGTKFKENCFFTNGGRVLSVTAIGKTKLIAKKNAYKKVKSIFWNNCYYRTDIGI comes from the coding sequence ATGAATATTTTAATTATAGGATCAGGTGCAAGAGAACATGCAATAGCATGGAAAATATCTCAATCACAAAATGTAAAAAAAATATATATTATTCCTGGTAATGCAGGAACAAGTTTAGAAAAAAAAATAAAGAATGTAAAAATATCATGTTATGATATTGAACAAATATTATATTTTGCTAAAAAAAAAAATGTAGTTTTAACAATTGTTGTTTCGGAATTTTTATTAAGTTTAGGAATAGTGGATTATTTTAAAAAAGCTAAATTAAATATTTTTGGTCCTAATAAAAATGCTTCTTTAATAGAATCTTCTAAGTCTTTTGCAAAAGATTTAATGTCATTATATTCAATTCCTACAGCAAAATATCAAGTTTTTAATAAAGAGCAAGAAGCTTTAAAATATCTTTTTAGTTTAAGACCTCCATTTGTTATTAAAGCAAATGGTTTAGCAAAAGGTAAAGGTGTAATTATTACAAGTAATATGCAAGAATCTAAAAAAATTGTTAGAAATATGTTAAATGGTAAATTATTTAAAGAATCAGGTCGAAAAATTATAATTGAAGAATATATTTATGGCAAAGAAATTAGTTTTATGATTATAGTAGATAAAAATAAAAATATAATTCCATTAGAAATTAGTTGTGATTATAAAAAATTATTAAATAATAATTATGGTCCGAATACAGGAGGTATGGGGTCTTATTCACCATATTTTATCAATGATGCTGTTTATAACAAAATTATGAATAATATTATTTATCCTATTGTTGATGCACTATATATTGAAGGGTTTAGATATGAAGGTTTTTTATATATTGGAATAATGATAGATAAAAACAGTTGTCCAAAAGTAATTGAATGTAATTGTCGACTAGGAGATCCAGAGATTCAATCAGTTATTGTACGTTTAAAATCTGATTTTATTGATTTATGTTTTTATGGATTATGTGGAAAATTAGATTTAAAAAAAATATTTTGGAATAGATATTATGCTTTAACTGTAGTTATGTGTTCTAAAGATTATCCTATTTTAAATTCATATAAGGAAGAAAAAATTTTTGGATTAAAAAACAATTTACAATTTAATATGTGTAAAATATTTCATGCTGGAACAAAATTTAAAGAAAATTGTTTTTTTACTAATGGAGGAAGGGTTTTATCTGTTACTGCAATAGGAAAAACGAAATTAATAGCAAAAAAAAATGCATATAAAAAAGTAAAAAGTATTTTTTGGAATAATTGTTACTATAGAACAGACATTGGAATATAA
- the cmoB gene encoding tRNA 5-methoxyuridine(34)/uridine 5-oxyacetic acid(34) synthase CmoB: MLDFNFFYKEISVSVLSSWLNVLPNQINNWKKRHKKNKNHLFFQNIVNNIPDINPDFLDLKKKVFINNYHPISLKIKKKIFCLLKKLMPWKKGPFYFYGIFIDSEWKSNLKWERLISYIPLLLKNKIILDVGCGNGYYMWRMLGEQARFVVGIDINCIALYQFYAVKKLIGNKKIFLLPINLEQLPKLESFDVVFSMGVIYHCLSPLNHIFLLKNQLVSGGSLILESLIIEGNENNCLIPMKTYAKMNNVFFIPSLKMLKIWLIRCGFIDIKIINKTFTTDQEQRRTNWMINESLNDFLNPNNNEYTIEGYPAPLRVILIAKKP, translated from the coding sequence ATGTTAGATTTTAATTTTTTTTATAAAGAAATTTCTGTAAGCGTTCTTAGTTCTTGGTTAAATGTTTTACCGAATCAAATAAATAATTGGAAAAAAAGACATAAAAAAAATAAAAATCATTTATTTTTTCAGAATATTGTAAATAATATTCCTGATATTAATCCAGATTTTTTAGATCTTAAAAAAAAAGTTTTTATAAATAATTATCATCCAATATCTTTAAAAATAAAGAAAAAAATATTTTGTTTATTAAAAAAATTAATGCCATGGAAAAAAGGTCCTTTTTATTTTTATGGAATTTTTATTGATAGTGAATGGAAGTCTAATTTAAAATGGGAAAGATTAATATCTTATATTCCTCTTTTATTAAAAAATAAAATAATTTTAGATGTTGGATGTGGTAACGGTTATTATATGTGGAGAATGTTAGGAGAACAAGCAAGATTCGTTGTAGGTATTGATATAAATTGTATTGCTTTATATCAATTTTATGCAGTAAAAAAATTAATAGGAAATAAAAAAATTTTTCTTTTACCTATAAATTTAGAACAGTTACCTAAATTAGAATCTTTTGATGTTGTATTTTCTATGGGAGTTATTTATCATTGTCTTTCTCCTTTAAACCATATTTTTTTATTAAAAAATCAATTAGTTTCTGGTGGTAGTTTAATTTTGGAAAGTTTAATAATTGAAGGTAATGAAAATAATTGTTTAATTCCTATGAAAACATATGCAAAAATGAATAACGTATTTTTTATTCCTTCATTAAAAATGTTAAAAATTTGGTTAATAAGATGTGGGTTCATTGATATTAAAATAATAAATAAAACTTTTACTACTGATCAAGAGCAAAGAAGAACAAATTGGATGATTAATGAATCTTTAAATGATTTTCTTAATCCAAATAATAATGAATATACTATTGAAGGATATCCTGCGCCATTAAGGGTTATTTTAATAGCTAAAAAACCATAA
- the cmoA gene encoding carboxy-S-adenosyl-L-methionine synthase CmoA, protein MSNNFFKKKIDNILSMPIQYLDHWKFNKKVVSVFQNMLERSVPAYKEIIKMIGILSNYYVLPYTRIYDLGCSLGTVSLLIQKNIKKKGCQIIAVDNSKSMIFFLKSFLNRVNTNIPIKVIESDICDIDIKNASMVILNFTLQFVNPLYRQMLLNKIYTNLNPGGILILSEKIDNNDILFSDLFKKMYRQFKKLNNYSTLEILQKEKMLKNILFSDSISDYKKKLFISGFRNYSVWFQFLNFCSILAIK, encoded by the coding sequence ATGTCAAATAATTTTTTTAAAAAAAAAATAGATAATATATTATCTATGCCGATTCAATATTTGGATCATTGGAAGTTTAATAAAAAAGTTGTTTCTGTTTTTCAAAACATGTTAGAACGTTCAGTACCAGCTTATAAAGAAATTATTAAAATGATAGGTATATTATCTAATTATTATGTTTTGCCATATACTAGAATATATGATTTAGGTTGTTCACTAGGAACAGTATCTTTATTAATACAAAAAAATATAAAGAAAAAAGGATGTCAAATTATTGCCGTTGATAATTCTAAATCAATGATTTTTTTTTTAAAAAGTTTCTTAAATAGAGTAAATACTAATATTCCAATTAAAGTTATAGAAAGTGATATTTGTGACATTGATATTAAAAATGCTTCAATGGTGATTTTGAATTTTACTTTACAATTTGTTAATCCTTTATATCGTCAAATGTTGTTAAACAAAATTTATACTAATTTAAATCCAGGAGGTATATTAATTTTATCTGAAAAAATTGATAATAATGATATATTATTTTCTGATTTATTTAAAAAAATGTATCGCCAATTTAAAAAATTAAATAATTATAGTACATTAGAAATTTTACAAAAAGAAAAAATGTTAAAAAATATTTTATTTTCTGATTCTATTTCAGATTATAAAAAAAAACTATTTATTTCTGGTTTTCGTAATTATAGTGTTTGGTTTCAATTTTTAAACTTTTGTTCTATTTTAGCAATAAAATAG
- the bioH gene encoding pimeloyl-ACP methyl ester esterase BioH has translation MILQNKKNIIFLHGWGLNKTIWNISLINTISKYFNVYLIDIPGYGKNYNFCFDSLEKTAEYIWNNVPKKKSIWLGWSLGGLIASFIAIKYENEIEGLITVCSSPCFIEKKDWPGIKPIILNNFKQALEKNFIKTIENFLTLQSYKSNTYKKDFNQLKSVVFNHPIPPLITLNYGLEILKNSDIRNQLFSIRKPFLRIYGYLDSLVPRTIAKILDDKIPNSYSIVIKKSAHVPFISNQKEFIKILINFSKKLDYIDRF, from the coding sequence ATGATATTACAAAATAAAAAGAACATTATTTTTTTACATGGATGGGGATTAAATAAAACTATATGGAATATTTCTTTAATCAATACTATTTCCAAGTATTTTAATGTTTATTTAATAGATATTCCGGGATATGGAAAAAATTATAATTTCTGTTTTGATTCTTTAGAAAAAACAGCAGAATATATTTGGAATAATGTACCAAAAAAAAAATCTATTTGGTTAGGATGGTCATTAGGTGGATTAATAGCTAGCTTCATTGCAATAAAATATGAAAATGAAATTGAAGGATTAATTACCGTATGTTCTTCACCCTGCTTTATAGAAAAAAAAGATTGGCCAGGAATTAAACCAATAATTTTAAATAATTTTAAACAAGCTTTAGAAAAAAATTTTATTAAAACAATAGAAAATTTTTTAACTTTGCAAAGTTATAAAAGCAATACTTATAAAAAAGACTTTAATCAATTAAAATCAGTTGTATTTAATCATCCTATACCACCTTTAATAACATTAAATTATGGATTAGAAATTTTAAAAAATTCTGATATCAGAAATCAACTTTTTTCAATACGTAAACCATTTTTAAGAATATATGGATATTTAGATTCATTAGTTCCAAGAACTATAGCAAAAATTCTTGATGATAAAATACCAAACTCTTATTCTATAGTTATAAAAAAATCTGCACACGTACCATTTATATCCAACCAAAAAGAATTTATAAAAATATTAATAAATTTTTCTAAAAAATTAGACTATATTGATAGATTTTGA
- the gltX gene encoding glutamate--tRNA ligase encodes MSNVKTRFAPSPTGLLHIGNARTALYSWLYSKHYNGKFVLRIEDSDLKRFDEKSIDSIIDGMHWLKLNWDEGPYYQSNNLKYYNSIINEMIHNNQAYNCYCSFERLESLRKKQISNGKKPRYDGYCRNINYHNNNDPHVVRFANPKNGIVSFRDKIRGLIKFKNSELDDLVIRRTNGVPTYNFCVVIDDRDMKITHIIRGEEHINNTPRQINLLKSLKAPIPEYAHLGVILGHDGQKISKRNNDMSILKYYNEGFLYQALLNYLLRLGWSYGNKEIFSVDEMIQFFSFKSINKSSSTFDIKKLLWLNHYYINHLSSRYISKKLKLQIKKENINMQSNINLEDVVKLFASRSKTLKEMVNFSRFFYEDFKSYEKKSAIQYLNFNTYEILNLFKIQLNYIQDWKEKNIENILEKVKKIIKIKNFAMPLRVAITGKSTSPKISTIIYIMGKNKVLERINNALIYIQNLSI; translated from the coding sequence ATGAGTAATGTAAAAACTAGATTTGCTCCAAGTCCAACAGGTTTATTGCATATTGGAAATGCTAGGACGGCATTATATTCTTGGTTATATAGTAAACATTATAATGGAAAATTTGTTTTACGTATTGAAGATAGTGATTTAAAAAGATTCGATGAAAAAAGTATTGATTCTATTATTGATGGTATGCATTGGTTAAAATTAAATTGGGATGAAGGACCATATTATCAAAGCAATAATTTAAAATATTATAATTCAATTATTAATGAGATGATTCATAATAATCAAGCATACAATTGTTATTGTTCTTTTGAAAGATTAGAATCTTTACGTAAAAAACAAATCTCAAATGGAAAAAAACCACGTTATGATGGATATTGTAGGAATATTAATTATCATAATAATAATGATCCCCATGTAGTTAGATTTGCTAATCCAAAAAATGGAATTGTGAGTTTTAGAGATAAAATTCGTGGATTGATAAAATTTAAAAATTCTGAATTAGATGATTTAGTTATTCGTCGGACTAATGGTGTTCCAACTTATAATTTTTGTGTAGTTATTGATGATCGAGATATGAAGATAACTCATATTATTAGAGGCGAAGAACATATCAATAATACACCAAGACAGATTAATTTATTAAAATCTTTAAAAGCACCTATACCTGAATATGCACATCTTGGCGTTATTTTAGGTCATGATGGTCAAAAAATATCTAAAAGAAATAATGATATGAGTATTTTAAAATATTATAATGAAGGTTTTTTATATCAGGCATTATTAAATTATTTACTACGTCTTGGATGGTCTTATGGAAATAAAGAAATTTTTTCAGTTGATGAGATGATTCAATTTTTTTCATTTAAATCAATAAATAAATCATCAAGTACATTTGATATAAAAAAATTATTATGGTTAAATCATTATTATATTAACCATCTTTCTTCAAGATATATTTCAAAAAAATTAAAATTACAAATTAAAAAAGAAAATATTAATATGCAATCAAATATAAATTTAGAAGATGTGGTGAAATTATTTGCAAGTCGTTCAAAAACTTTAAAAGAAATGGTTAATTTTTCTAGATTTTTTTATGAAGATTTTAAATCTTATGAGAAAAAATCAGCTATTCAATATTTAAATTTTAATACATATGAAATTTTAAATTTATTTAAAATTCAATTAAATTATATCCAAGATTGGAAAGAAAAAAATATAGAAAATATTTTAGAGAAAGTAAAAAAAATAATTAAAATTAAAAATTTTGCTATGCCTTTGCGTGTAGCTATTACAGGAAAATCAACATCTCCAAAAATTAGTACCATTATTTATATAATGGGAAAAAATAAAGTATTAGAACGTATTAATAATGCGTTAATTTATATTCAAAATCTATCAATATAG